One window from the genome of Rufibacter tibetensis encodes:
- a CDS encoding carboxypeptidase-like regulatory domain-containing protein encodes MTTLYFKYSPPNSRHWAVLGRLFFALLLVTGISLSSAHGQGAKKVIQLTGVVTAGDSLLGIPGASVYIPKAGRGTNTNEYGFFSIPVLAGDSVVFSSLGYAKQSLVIPERFEKDSYSIIIEMLEDPTMLPEIRVFPYATFRDFTQAVLAMKSPVGDIDRENAMSQQILDQMFRNTPMDANSNHRTYMNLQNQQQLRRGGYNPGATNPLLDPIKWYQVIKAIKNGDFKKE; translated from the coding sequence ATGACTACGCTATATTTTAAGTATTCTCCTCCTAATTCACGCCACTGGGCTGTTTTAGGACGCCTGTTCTTTGCGCTTTTACTTGTGACAGGGATTAGTCTTTCTTCTGCACACGGACAGGGAGCCAAAAAAGTAATCCAATTAACCGGGGTTGTAACGGCTGGAGATAGCCTTTTAGGGATACCCGGAGCAAGCGTGTACATCCCCAAAGCCGGTAGGGGCACCAACACCAACGAGTATGGTTTTTTCTCAATTCCAGTACTGGCCGGAGATAGCGTAGTCTTCAGTTCATTGGGTTACGCAAAACAGTCGCTGGTAATTCCTGAGCGTTTTGAAAAAGACAGCTATTCTATCATTATAGAGATGTTGGAAGATCCTACCATGCTTCCTGAAATCCGGGTTTTCCCATATGCCACTTTCCGCGACTTCACCCAGGCAGTGTTGGCCATGAAGTCTCCAGTTGGCGACATTGACCGCGAGAATGCCATGAGTCAGCAGATTCTGGACCAGATGTTCCGGAATACACCCATGGATGCGAACTCTAACCACCGCACTTACATGAACCTGCAAAACCAGCAGCAACTACGCCGGGGCGGTTATAACCCAGGGGCTACCAACCCGCTTCTTGACCCAATCAAATGGTACCAGGTCATTAAAGCCATCAAGAACGGAGACTTCAAAAAAGAATAA
- a CDS encoding M1 family metallopeptidase — protein MKQFLLASGLLLSLAAPVLAQENIDKSKFRQLAQELPTPNEYRSASGAPGHAYWQQRADYNIKAELNDDNQSLTGSETITYTNLSPDVLTYLWVQLDQNIFEKNSMTNLTQTNRVPDKPTFGVAEALAEQTFEGGYKIKSVKDANGKALPYVINFTMMRIDLPQPLKPKQSVKFSIDWSNNINDQKKQGGRGGYEFFPEDGNYEYQMAQWFPRMAVYDDVNGWQHKQFLGTGEFALPFGDYKVSLTVPSDHVVASTGELQNMDVLTSTQRNRLAQAKKANKPVLIVTPEEALRAEKNKAKGKKTWTFVAKDVRDFAWASSRKFIWDAMNVNYADKNTLAMSFYPKEGNPLWGQYSTEVVAHTIRTYSKYTIDYPYPVAISVHGAVGGMEYPMISFNGGRPEKDGSYTERTKYGMISVIIHEVGHNFFPMIINSDERQWTWMDEGLNSFVQFLSEQEWQRDYPSRRGEPRNMVEYMKMDKSLQQPIMTNSESITQLGNNAYGKPATALNILRETVLGRELFDYAFKEYARRWAFKHPMPADFFRTMEDASGTDLDWFWRGWFYTTDHVDQELTGVKWYSVDTRNPQVENTKRRAEINAAPKSLSQQRNLKDIPKTLVDVKPELNDFYNTYDPLAVTEESKAQYQKYLQALAPEERAMLEKGLNFYEVGIKNNGGLVMPVVMQMNFQDGTNQIVRIPAEIWRYNDQEVTKVFVTEKPVASFVLDPFQETADIDMNNNSYPQRPQPSRFELFKEQPRGITPNPLQQQMQRQGTTRPGGN, from the coding sequence ATGAAACAGTTCTTACTCGCCTCTGGCCTGCTCCTGAGTTTGGCAGCACCAGTATTGGCGCAGGAAAACATTGACAAGTCCAAGTTCAGGCAACTGGCCCAGGAACTTCCCACCCCCAACGAGTACCGCTCCGCCTCTGGAGCCCCTGGTCACGCCTACTGGCAGCAGCGCGCCGATTACAACATCAAAGCCGAATTGAACGATGACAACCAATCGCTCACCGGTTCAGAGACAATTACCTATACCAACCTTTCTCCTGATGTTTTAACTTACCTGTGGGTACAGTTAGACCAGAACATCTTTGAGAAGAACTCCATGACCAATCTTACCCAAACCAACAGGGTGCCAGACAAGCCAACGTTTGGCGTGGCCGAGGCATTGGCGGAGCAGACTTTTGAGGGTGGTTATAAAATAAAATCGGTGAAAGATGCGAATGGCAAAGCCCTGCCGTATGTCATCAACTTTACCATGATGCGCATTGACTTGCCGCAACCTTTGAAGCCAAAGCAAAGCGTGAAGTTCAGCATTGACTGGTCTAACAACATCAACGACCAGAAAAAGCAAGGTGGCCGTGGAGGTTACGAGTTCTTCCCTGAAGACGGCAATTATGAATACCAGATGGCCCAGTGGTTCCCGCGCATGGCTGTCTATGACGATGTAAATGGCTGGCAACACAAGCAGTTCTTGGGCACGGGTGAGTTCGCCTTGCCATTTGGAGACTACAAGGTAAGCTTGACCGTTCCGTCTGACCATGTGGTGGCCTCTACCGGCGAATTACAGAACATGGACGTGCTAACCAGCACCCAACGCAACCGTTTGGCCCAAGCTAAAAAAGCCAACAAGCCGGTGTTGATTGTGACACCAGAGGAAGCGTTAAGAGCCGAGAAAAACAAAGCCAAAGGCAAAAAGACCTGGACCTTTGTGGCCAAAGATGTGCGTGACTTCGCGTGGGCCTCTTCCCGCAAGTTCATCTGGGATGCCATGAACGTGAACTACGCCGACAAAAACACGCTGGCCATGAGCTTTTACCCTAAAGAAGGCAACCCATTGTGGGGCCAGTATTCTACCGAGGTAGTGGCACATACCATCAGAACATACTCTAAGTACACCATTGACTATCCGTACCCGGTAGCTATTTCTGTGCACGGTGCCGTGGGCGGAATGGAGTACCCGATGATTTCGTTCAACGGCGGTCGTCCGGAGAAGGACGGTTCTTATACTGAGCGCACCAAATACGGCATGATCTCCGTGATTATCCACGAAGTGGGTCACAACTTCTTCCCGATGATCATCAACTCAGATGAGCGCCAATGGACCTGGATGGACGAAGGTTTGAACTCATTTGTGCAGTTCCTGTCTGAGCAGGAGTGGCAACGCGATTACCCGTCCAGACGGGGTGAGCCCAGAAACATGGTAGAATACATGAAGATGGACAAGAGCCTGCAGCAGCCTATCATGACCAACTCTGAGTCTATCACACAATTAGGCAACAACGCATACGGTAAACCAGCTACGGCATTGAACATTCTGCGCGAGACGGTACTAGGCCGTGAACTGTTTGATTATGCATTCAAAGAATACGCTCGTCGCTGGGCCTTCAAACACCCAATGCCAGCAGATTTCTTCCGCACCATGGAAGATGCCTCAGGTACAGATCTGGACTGGTTCTGGAGAGGCTGGTTTTACACCACAGATCACGTTGACCAGGAATTAACCGGCGTCAAATGGTACTCGGTAGATACCCGCAATCCTCAGGTAGAAAACACCAAACGTCGGGCCGAAATCAATGCTGCCCCGAAGAGCTTGTCGCAACAACGCAATCTAAAAGACATCCCTAAAACTTTGGTAGATGTAAAGCCTGAACTGAACGATTTCTACAATACCTATGACCCGCTGGCAGTGACTGAGGAAAGCAAAGCACAGTACCAGAAGTACCTGCAGGCTTTGGCTCCGGAAGAGCGTGCCATGCTGGAGAAAGGCCTTAATTTCTACGAAGTGGGCATCAAGAACAACGGAGGCTTGGTAATGCCAGTGGTGATGCAAATGAATTTCCAGGACGGCACAAACCAAATCGTTCGCATCCCCGCGGAGATCTGGCGGTACAACGACCAGGAAGTCACCAAGGTGTTTGTAACGGAGAAGCCGGTGGCAAGCTTCGTACTGGACCCTTTCCAGGAAACCGCTGACATTGACATGAACAACAACTCGTATCCGCAACGTCCGCAGCCAAGCCGCTTTGAACTGTTCAAAGAACAACCGCGGGGCATCACCCCTAACCCACTGCAACAGCAGATGCAACGCCAAGGCACTACTCGTCCTGGCGGAAACTAA
- a CDS encoding HupE/UreJ family protein, whose amino-acid sequence MSSVFFTYLQVGFHHIFNLEAYDHMVFVLAMCAVYSGSEWRRILALVTSFTIGHSITLALSTLDVIKFNTSLIELLIPVTILLTCVYNFTQLNTTKRKGNYLWSWNNLFAVAFGLIHGMGFSNYLKSLLGKGQNIVLELLAFNLGIELGQLLIVFLVLVINFLLVRGLSVKKRDWVLGVSSAAGAIALMLILAQDLSAIF is encoded by the coding sequence GTGTCTTCAGTCTTTTTTACGTATCTTCAAGTAGGCTTTCATCACATCTTCAATCTAGAGGCATATGACCACATGGTGTTTGTTTTGGCCATGTGTGCGGTGTACTCTGGCAGCGAGTGGCGGCGGATTTTAGCGTTGGTGACCAGTTTTACCATTGGGCACTCTATCACGCTGGCGCTGTCTACGTTAGATGTGATAAAGTTTAATACCAGCCTCATAGAATTACTCATTCCGGTTACCATTCTGCTCACATGCGTGTACAATTTCACCCAATTGAACACCACCAAGCGGAAGGGCAACTATCTATGGTCTTGGAACAACCTGTTTGCCGTTGCTTTCGGGCTGATCCATGGCATGGGGTTTTCTAACTACCTGAAATCGCTGCTGGGAAAAGGCCAGAACATTGTGCTGGAGTTATTGGCGTTTAATCTGGGCATTGAATTAGGGCAGTTACTGATCGTCTTTTTGGTGCTGGTAATCAACTTTCTTTTGGTCAGAGGTTTATCTGTGAAGAAGAGGGATTGGGTTTTGGGGGTAAGCAGCGCGGCCGGAGCCATTGCCCTTATGTTGATTCTGGCGCAGGATTTATCGGCTATTTTTTGA
- a CDS encoding SDR family NAD(P)-dependent oxidoreductase, whose protein sequence is MQTNQTVLITGASSGIGFELARCFARDGYKLLLVSRTAADLDESARKLQIEFGSEVDIIPCDLSTHDGPVQLYEETKRRGYTVDVLVNDAGFGEYGLFVETDLQKELGMIHLNVLALVHLTKLFLKEMVARDSGKIMQLGSVVSFMPNPLQAVYAATKAFVLSFSEALQNEIEDSNVTITILCPPATDTNFFNVAGAENTKIAQSDIADPEQVAEAGYKGLLNGDKRVLPTLGAKLNFLSSNLFPDSMLAAIIKTQMKEVK, encoded by the coding sequence ATGCAAACAAACCAAACTGTCCTTATTACCGGTGCCTCCAGCGGCATTGGCTTTGAATTGGCCCGCTGCTTCGCCCGGGACGGCTACAAACTCCTCTTAGTCTCCCGTACGGCGGCTGATTTAGATGAATCGGCTAGAAAGCTGCAGATTGAGTTTGGCTCAGAAGTGGACATTATTCCCTGTGACCTGAGCACCCATGACGGCCCGGTGCAGTTGTATGAAGAAACCAAACGGCGCGGCTACACGGTAGACGTGCTGGTAAACGATGCGGGCTTTGGCGAATATGGCCTGTTTGTAGAAACTGATCTCCAAAAGGAACTGGGCATGATTCACCTGAACGTGCTGGCCCTGGTGCATCTCACCAAGCTATTTCTGAAAGAGATGGTTGCGCGGGATTCTGGTAAAATCATGCAGTTAGGCTCAGTGGTGTCTTTTATGCCCAACCCCTTGCAGGCCGTGTACGCTGCCACCAAAGCCTTTGTCCTCTCCTTTTCAGAAGCGCTGCAGAATGAAATTGAAGACAGCAACGTGACCATCACTATCCTCTGCCCACCAGCCACCGACACCAACTTTTTCAACGTGGCGGGCGCCGAGAACACCAAAATTGCGCAGAGCGACATTGCAGACCCAGAGCAGGTGGCCGAGGCCGGCTACAAAGGCTTACTGAACGGCGACAAACGGGTGCTGCCTACCCTGGGTGCCAAACTGAATTTCCTGTCCAGCAATCTTTTCCCAGACTCTATGCTGGCTGCCATCATCAAAACTCAGATGAAAGAGGTAAAATAA
- a CDS encoding prohibitin family protein — translation MNRRVITGIVSALLFVLLTVTLTQSCTRVDAGHEGVLVKLYGTGKGVQDVSLVTGRVWFNPFTEEVYEFPTFIQTYDYDAFTVNAKDGSVFTVDPTISFYVKSGASPMIFKKYRKTIQEITQTTLLNYVKDAFRIRLNQYSTEEIISKRQQFETEVQNTLDGALQKDGFKLEQMTSGLSYPEEIVRAVNLKNRAVQQAMQVENELKVAEAQARKKIVEAQAEAEANKLRQLTLTPLLIQQQFIEKWNGSTPLYGNSPVFFKNME, via the coding sequence ATGAACCGAAGAGTCATAACAGGTATTGTGAGTGCCCTCCTGTTTGTATTGTTAACCGTGACGCTCACCCAGTCCTGCACCCGCGTAGATGCCGGCCATGAAGGTGTTCTGGTAAAACTGTACGGCACCGGCAAAGGCGTGCAGGATGTGTCTTTGGTCACCGGCCGTGTCTGGTTTAACCCATTTACCGAAGAGGTCTACGAGTTCCCCACGTTCATTCAAACCTATGACTATGACGCGTTCACGGTCAATGCCAAAGACGGATCGGTGTTCACGGTAGACCCTACCATCTCCTTCTATGTAAAATCCGGCGCTTCTCCTATGATTTTCAAAAAGTACCGCAAAACCATTCAGGAGATCACTCAAACCACGCTGCTCAACTATGTGAAAGATGCCTTCCGGATACGGTTAAACCAGTACAGCACCGAGGAGATCATCTCCAAGCGCCAGCAGTTTGAGACCGAAGTCCAGAACACCCTGGATGGTGCCCTGCAGAAAGACGGTTTCAAACTGGAGCAGATGACCAGCGGTCTTTCTTACCCCGAGGAAATTGTACGCGCCGTGAACCTCAAGAACCGCGCGGTACAGCAAGCCATGCAGGTAGAGAATGAGTTGAAGGTAGCCGAAGCTCAAGCCCGCAAGAAAATTGTGGAAGCCCAGGCCGAGGCTGAGGCGAACAAATTGCGCCAGCTAACCCTAACACCCCTTCTGATCCAGCAGCAGTTCATAGAGAAGTGGAACGGCTCTACCCCGCTGTACGGCAACTCGCCGGTATTCTTCAAGAACATGGAGTAA
- a CDS encoding J domain-containing protein produces the protein MLAESYRVLGVPFGAEMPQIRHAYRQLVLQYHPDRNQDPGAHVMFLQVQSAYEYLQRFQELATMPSFSSTAPPPPAANPPTDWERYEFVYDPPADPKEYVAWAAVARERARRQKEKDHAAYVQRTLAMKKKWWYSLARYSSYVVLVLGMLAGVAFILTPGLFLLRGEVKPVFLGIIMIPMGVKMIRVMRDFRQDIRKHFGEDLSEPST, from the coding sequence ATGTTGGCTGAGTCGTATCGTGTGTTAGGGGTCCCTTTTGGTGCTGAAATGCCCCAGATCAGGCATGCCTACCGACAGTTGGTGCTGCAGTACCACCCAGACCGAAACCAGGACCCAGGAGCGCATGTCATGTTTTTACAGGTGCAGTCGGCGTACGAGTATCTGCAGCGGTTTCAGGAACTGGCTACCATGCCTTCCTTCTCTTCTACCGCGCCTCCCCCACCCGCAGCTAACCCCCCCACCGATTGGGAAAGGTATGAGTTTGTTTATGACCCTCCCGCCGATCCCAAGGAGTATGTAGCCTGGGCGGCCGTAGCACGGGAAAGGGCAAGAAGGCAGAAAGAAAAAGACCATGCCGCCTACGTACAGCGCACCCTGGCCATGAAGAAGAAGTGGTGGTACTCCCTGGCCCGTTATAGCAGCTATGTAGTGCTGGTATTGGGCATGCTAGCTGGTGTTGCCTTCATTCTTACTCCGGGGCTTTTCCTGCTTCGGGGCGAGGTCAAACCTGTATTCTTAGGCATTATCATGATTCCTATGGGGGTCAAGATGATTAGAGTGATGCGTGATTTCCGGCAGGACATCCGGAAGCATTTCGGGGAAGACCTATCAGAACCATCAACCTAA
- a CDS encoding YjjG family noncanonical pyrimidine nucleotidase, whose product MKKLKTYRHLFFDLDHTLWDFEKNSEETLYHLYDHFNLAQLGSFSRDSFYKKYSFVNQRLWDLYHKGKITQQQLRENRFVKCLTGLGMSANDVPAGISKAFTDICPTKTAVFPFTHEVLGYLKEKYVLHIITNGFKDVQYIKLKSANLDSYFSEVITSECINCTKPDKRIFQHALQRAGVTAQESLMIGDSLEADVLGAMNAGIDQVFFNPEKKRPRLKPTYEVHCLSELKTFL is encoded by the coding sequence ATGAAAAAGCTTAAAACGTACCGTCACCTGTTTTTCGATTTGGACCACACACTGTGGGACTTTGAGAAGAACTCCGAAGAGACGCTCTACCATTTATACGATCATTTCAACCTAGCTCAGCTAGGTAGCTTCTCCCGAGACTCTTTCTACAAGAAATACAGTTTCGTAAACCAACGGTTGTGGGATCTTTACCATAAAGGCAAAATTACGCAGCAGCAACTCCGGGAAAATCGGTTTGTTAAATGCCTGACAGGACTGGGTATGTCTGCCAATGATGTTCCTGCAGGCATCAGTAAAGCGTTCACGGATATTTGCCCTACCAAAACAGCCGTTTTCCCGTTCACTCATGAGGTATTGGGTTATCTGAAAGAGAAATATGTTCTCCACATTATTACTAATGGGTTTAAAGACGTGCAGTACATCAAGCTGAAGTCTGCCAACTTAGACTCCTATTTCTCAGAGGTTATCACATCTGAATGCATCAATTGCACTAAGCCTGACAAACGCATCTTTCAGCATGCCTTGCAACGTGCCGGGGTCACCGCCCAGGAAAGCCTTATGATTGGTGACAGCTTGGAGGCCGATGTGCTAGGCGCCATGAACGCGGGCATTGACCAGGTCTTTTTCAACCCAGAAAAGAAACGCCCTCGCCTGAAACCTACTTATGAGGTGCATTGCCTGAGCGAACTGAAAACGTTTTTATAA
- a CDS encoding ArsR/SmtB family transcription factor — translation MRLKNFNVSFGEQVFKAMSDVSRIRVLNLLMRNKELCIADLELVLDFTQTKTSRHLIYLKNTGLVTFRKQDQWAFYYIKDEMLDFLQQMFGYLEKDQLLQKDQEVYQTLFSNRELAINRLQQRHFTGL, via the coding sequence ATGAGGCTCAAAAATTTTAACGTCAGTTTTGGGGAACAAGTATTCAAAGCCATGAGTGATGTCTCCAGAATAAGGGTCCTTAACCTTCTAATGCGCAACAAAGAACTCTGCATTGCTGACTTGGAACTGGTACTGGATTTTACGCAAACAAAAACCTCACGTCACCTGATTTACCTTAAAAACACTGGCTTGGTAACTTTCCGAAAGCAGGACCAATGGGCGTTTTACTACATCAAAGATGAAATGCTGGATTTCCTGCAACAGATGTTTGGGTATTTGGAAAAAGACCAGTTGCTGCAAAAAGACCAGGAAGTATACCAAACCCTGTTCTCGAATCGTGAACTAGCTATCAACCGACTTCAGCAGCGTCACTTCACAGGATTGTAA
- a CDS encoding glycosyltransferase family 2 protein: protein MIPVYNCSQYLVETIESVLRQEFPADRMQIEVVDDASTDADVEDLVKKVGKGRVQYYRQRSNVGSLRNFETCINRAQGKLVHLLHGDDKVKDGFYAKMESLFHSYPAIGAAFCRYCYIDSEGNYLERPSRERDTDGILDDWLMKIGERQRIQYVAIVVRREVYEELGAFYGVTYGEDWEMWVRIARYYQVAYTPIILAEYRKHISSISGQKILDAQNLRDIMKAMELIQHHLPDMYRKKLYNNSLKFYAHYAIRDANEVWMNQHNKKAVRFLMWETLKVYKDPSLIWKCFKLYSKTLINKYDRMFACIV from the coding sequence ATGATACCAGTTTACAACTGCTCTCAGTATTTGGTTGAAACAATTGAGAGCGTGTTAAGGCAAGAATTTCCGGCTGACCGAATGCAAATAGAAGTAGTAGATGATGCTAGTACTGATGCCGATGTTGAAGATTTGGTAAAAAAGGTCGGGAAGGGTAGAGTCCAGTATTACCGACAAAGGTCTAATGTAGGCTCTCTCCGGAATTTTGAAACATGTATTAATCGTGCTCAAGGTAAGCTGGTCCACCTGCTACATGGCGATGATAAAGTGAAAGATGGGTTCTATGCTAAGATGGAATCTTTATTTCATAGTTACCCAGCAATAGGAGCTGCGTTTTGCAGATATTGTTATATTGACTCAGAAGGGAATTATTTAGAACGGCCAAGCAGGGAAAGGGATACAGACGGCATTCTTGATGATTGGTTGATGAAGATTGGTGAACGCCAGCGAATTCAATATGTAGCTATTGTCGTTCGTAGAGAAGTTTATGAAGAACTAGGCGCTTTTTACGGAGTTACTTATGGTGAAGATTGGGAAATGTGGGTTCGGATTGCACGTTATTATCAAGTAGCATATACACCAATCATATTAGCTGAATATAGAAAACATATTTCTTCTATATCTGGACAAAAGATACTAGATGCCCAAAATTTGAGAGATATAATGAAGGCTATGGAATTAATTCAGCATCATTTACCTGATATGTATAGAAAAAAATTATATAATAACTCTTTAAAATTTTATGCTCATTATGCAATCAGAGATGCGAACGAAGTTTGGATGAACCAGCACAATAAAAAAGCAGTTAGATTCTTGATGTGGGAAACTTTGAAAGTGTATAAAGACCCAAGCTTAATTTGGAAATGCTTTAAATTATATTCAAAGACATTGATAAATAAATACGATAGAATGTTTGCTTGTATTGTTTAG
- the clpB gene encoding ATP-dependent chaperone ClpB — translation MNFNNYTIKSQEAVQKATEIAGGNQQQAIETGHLLKGILQTDENVTGFYLKKLGVNVNQFNTRLDEIVNAYPKVSGGSPYLANEAAAALQKANSYLKEFGDEYIAIEHLLLGLLSGREKVATLMKDSGITEKGLKAAIKELRGDSKVTDQNAEAKYNSLKRYAIDLNEQARLGKIDPVIGRDEEIRRVLQILSRRTKNNPILLGEPGVGKTAIVEGLAQRIVSGDVPENLKSKTIMSLDMGLLVAGAKYKGEFEERLKAVIKEVVDSEGDIVLFIDEIHTLIGAGAGGDSAMDAANLLKPALARGELHAIGATTLKEYQKYFEKDKAMERRFQAVTVDEPSIPDAISILRGIKEKYELHHGVRIKDDAIIASVELSSRYISDRFLPDKAIDLIDEAASKLRIEIDSLPVELDEVQRKIMQLEIEREAIRRENDKEKENLLSKEIADLSETRDALRAKWQSEKQVIEGIQKQKEAIEQYRLEAEQAERAGDYGRVAELRYGKIQEAEAKLKELQQQVQEQQDGDHMLQEEVTSEDIAEVVAKWTGVPVNKMLQSDREKLLHLEEELGRRVAGQEEAIAAISDAVRRSRAGLQDPKRPIGSFIFLGTTGVGKTELAKALADFLFNDENAMVRIDMSEYQERHAVSRLVGAPPGYVGYDEGGQLTEAVRRKPYSVILLDEIEKAHPDVFNILLQVLDDGRLTDNKGRVANFKNTIIIMTSNIGAHIIQENFQDLDELNPEPTIDRTRDEVFEVLKKTLRPEFLNRIDELIMFRPLSSREIRKIVDIQFRHIQERLEDTGIRLEATDEVLDFLGHEGYDPQFGARPLKRVLQRRILNELSKAILSGDIRKDAVVEAVLHDGEIKFVNIDIDLPVGR, via the coding sequence ATGAACTTTAACAATTATACCATCAAATCGCAGGAGGCCGTGCAGAAGGCAACCGAGATTGCCGGCGGCAACCAGCAGCAGGCCATCGAGACGGGGCATTTGCTGAAGGGTATTCTGCAGACGGACGAGAACGTGACCGGTTTCTACCTGAAGAAGCTAGGGGTGAACGTAAACCAATTCAACACTCGCCTGGACGAGATTGTGAACGCCTATCCTAAAGTGAGCGGAGGCAGTCCGTATCTGGCGAATGAAGCCGCTGCTGCCTTACAGAAAGCCAATTCTTACCTGAAAGAGTTCGGGGATGAGTACATAGCCATTGAACACTTGTTGCTGGGCTTGCTGTCTGGTCGTGAGAAAGTAGCGACGCTGATGAAGGACAGCGGCATCACCGAAAAAGGCTTGAAAGCGGCCATCAAAGAATTGCGCGGTGACTCTAAAGTAACCGACCAGAACGCCGAGGCGAAATACAACTCCCTCAAGCGCTACGCCATTGACCTGAATGAGCAAGCCCGCTTGGGTAAAATCGACCCTGTGATTGGCCGTGACGAAGAGATTCGCCGTGTGCTGCAGATTCTGAGCCGTCGTACCAAAAACAACCCGATTCTGCTGGGTGAGCCGGGCGTGGGTAAAACCGCCATCGTGGAAGGCTTGGCCCAACGCATTGTGTCTGGTGACGTGCCGGAGAACCTGAAGTCCAAAACCATCATGAGCTTGGACATGGGTCTGCTGGTAGCGGGTGCCAAATACAAAGGGGAGTTTGAGGAGCGGTTGAAAGCGGTGATCAAAGAAGTGGTGGATTCTGAAGGTGACATCGTGCTCTTCATAGACGAAATCCACACGTTGATTGGCGCCGGGGCCGGTGGCGACAGCGCCATGGATGCCGCTAACCTCTTGAAACCAGCCCTGGCCCGTGGAGAGCTGCACGCTATCGGTGCCACTACGCTCAAAGAATACCAGAAGTACTTTGAGAAAGACAAGGCCATGGAGCGTCGTTTCCAAGCGGTAACGGTAGATGAGCCGAGCATCCCAGATGCCATTTCCATCCTGCGCGGTATTAAAGAGAAATACGAGCTGCACCATGGCGTGCGCATCAAAGACGATGCGATCATTGCTTCCGTGGAGTTGTCCAGCCGCTACATCTCTGACCGTTTCTTGCCTGATAAAGCCATTGACTTGATTGACGAGGCTGCTTCTAAACTGCGTATTGAGATTGACTCTTTACCGGTGGAACTGGACGAGGTACAGCGTAAAATCATGCAATTGGAGATTGAGCGCGAAGCCATCCGCCGCGAGAACGACAAAGAAAAAGAGAACCTGCTTTCCAAGGAGATCGCTGACCTGAGCGAAACCCGTGACGCCTTACGCGCCAAGTGGCAGAGCGAAAAACAGGTGATTGAAGGCATCCAGAAACAGAAAGAAGCTATTGAGCAGTATCGTCTGGAAGCCGAGCAAGCCGAGCGTGCCGGTGATTACGGTAGAGTAGCGGAGCTGCGTTACGGTAAAATCCAGGAAGCTGAAGCCAAGCTGAAAGAACTACAACAACAAGTACAGGAGCAGCAAGACGGTGACCACATGTTGCAGGAGGAAGTAACCTCTGAAGACATCGCGGAAGTGGTAGCCAAGTGGACGGGTGTACCGGTAAACAAGATGCTGCAAAGCGACCGCGAGAAACTGTTACACTTGGAAGAAGAACTGGGCCGCCGTGTAGCTGGTCAGGAAGAAGCCATTGCCGCTATTTCTGATGCCGTGCGCCGCAGCCGGGCTGGTCTGCAAGACCCTAAACGCCCTATCGGTTCGTTTATCTTCCTGGGTACAACCGGGGTGGGTAAAACCGAGCTCGCCAAAGCCTTGGCCGACTTCCTGTTCAACGACGAGAACGCCATGGTACGCATTGACATGAGTGAGTACCAGGAGCGTCATGCCGTGAGCCGTCTGGTGGGAGCACCTCCAGGATATGTGGGTTACGATGAAGGTGGTCAGCTGACCGAAGCCGTTCGCCGGAAGCCGTACTCAGTGATTTTGCTGGACGAGATTGAGAAAGCACACCCAGATGTGTTCAACATCTTGTTGCAAGTGCTGGATGATGGCCGTTTGACTGATAACAAAGGTCGCGTGGCGAACTTCAAGAACACCATCATCATCATGACGTCTAACATTGGCGCGCACATCATCCAGGAAAACTTCCAGGATCTGGACGAGCTGAACCCAGAGCCCACCATTGACCGGACCCGTGACGAGGTGTTTGAGGTGTTGAAGAAAACGCTTCGACCTGAGTTCCTGAACCGGATTGATGAGCTGATCATGTTCCGTCCGTTGAGCTCAAGAGAGATTCGGAAGATTGTGGACATCCAGTTCCGTCACATCCAGGAACGCCTGGAAGACACCGGCATCCGTCTGGAAGCCACCGACGAGGTGCTGGACTTCCTGGGTCACGAAGGCTACGATCCGCAGTTCGGTGCCCGTCCGTTGAAGCGTGTGCTGCAACGCCGCATCCTGAACGAGCTTTCCAAAGCCATCTTGTCTGGTGACATCCGGAAAGACGCGGTAGTAGAAGCAGTACTGCATGACGGTGAGATCAAGTTCGTGAACATCGACATTGATCTGCCGGTAGGAAGATAA